The sequence GTTGTAATACTGNNNNNNNNNNNNNNNNNNNNNNNNNNNNNNNNNNNNNNNNNNNNNNNNNNNNNNNNNNNNNNNNNNNNNNNNNNNNNNNNNNNNNNNNNNNNNNNNNNNNNNNNNNNNNNNNNNNNNNNNNNNNNNNNNNNNNNNNNNNNNNNNNNNNNNNNNNNNNNNNNNNNNNNNNNNNNNNNNNNNNNNNNNNNNNNNNNNNNNNNNNNNNNNNNNNNNNNNNNNNNNNNNNNNNNNNNNNNNNNNNNNNNNNNNNNNNNNNNNNNNNNNNNNNNNNNNNNNNNNNNNNNNNNNNNNNNNNNNNNNNNNNNNNNNNNNNNNNNNNNNNNNNNNNNNNNNNNNNNNNNNNNNNNNNNNNNNNNNNNNNNNNNNNNNNNNNNNNNNNNNNNNNNNNNNNNNNNNNNNNNNNNNNNNNNNNNNNNNNNNNNNNNNNNNNNNNNNNNNNNNNNNNNNNNNNNNNNNNNNNNNNNNNNNNNNNNNNNNNNNNNNNNNNNNNNNNNNNNNNNNNNNNNNNNNNNNNNNNNNNNNNNNNNNNNNNNNNNNNNNNNNNNNNNNNNNNNNNNNNNNNNNNNNNNNNNNNNNNNNNNNNNNNNNNNNNNNNNNNNNNNNNNNNNNNNNNNNNNNNNNNNNNNNNNNNNNNNNNNNNNNNNNNNNNNNNNNNNNNNNNNNNNNNNNNNNNNNNNNNNNNNNNNNNNNNNNNNNNNNNNNNNNNNNNNNNNNNNNNNNNNNNNNNNNNNNNNNNNNNNNNNNNNNNNNNNNNNNNNNNNNNNNNNNNNNNNNNNNNNNNNNNNNNNNNNNNNNNNNNNNNNNNNNNNNNNNNNNNNNNNNNNNNNNNNNNNNNNNNNNNNNNNNNNNNNNNNNNNNNNNNNNNNNNNNNNNNNNNNNNNNNNNNNNNNNNNNNNNNNNNNNNNNNNNNNNNNNNNNNNNNNNNNNNNNNNNNNNNNNNNNNNNNNNNNNNNNNNNNNNNNNNNNNNNNNNNNNNNNNNNNNNNNNNNNNNNNNNNNNNNNNNNNNNNNNNNNNNNNNNNNNNNNNNNNNNNNNNNNNNNNNNNNNNNNNNNNNNNNNNNNNNNNNNNNNNNNNNNNNNNNNNNNNNNNNNNNNNNNNNNNNNNNNNNNNNNNNNNNNNNNNNNNNNNNNNNNNNNNNNNNNNNNNNNNNNNNNNNNNNNNNNNNNNNNNNNNNNNcccccccccccccccccccccaaaaaaaaaaaaaaaacaaaaacaaaacaaaagatttGCGTTGGGATAATTTTGAAAGAGAACTCATATGCGAATTTATGTGTGAACTGTGGCTTTATGCATAGCACTCATTGGTCCATTGGGTTTTGTGTTTCCACAACGGCGTTTGTGTTTATCGGGATAGCATATACTTGtgtctgtgtgtgcttttccttttcttttttctttgttttttattttatttttattttatttttttattttttgcttaacCCAACTGCTCACTTTGACTTTTTTGTTTTCCTGGAAAACCTTAAACTGATGTTTTCTATATTGATTAATGGTAAACTGCATAATAGTAAACCTTAGGATAATTTTGAATATATTTGATTATGTATATTGcttgataaaagaaaaaaagggcTGCGGCATGTGATGATTTCTGGACTAAATTGTGACGACTGATGAGTATACCTAATTGACTACGAAGTATTATTAGGCATTGCATATATATCTTGCATGCAGCTTTTGAGTTTtggatcataacagctatgatgATGGTTTAGGGTCTTTGTACATTATTTTCCTTCTATAAAGTTAAGACTTGTGATCAATAAGTTTTCATGCTGGAGACTGAAGAAGTTTTTGTCTTAATCAGCGTGAACATTGATGACAACTTGTCTAGTCTGGGCgtcaagaacagaaagcaatttGTGTAGTATTTTTCTGGTGAGCATTATAATCCGTTGGAAGACCTGAGGCCTGTGCTTACATTAGTTGACTGGGATAATTGACACTTTTATCTTTCAATTAACAATGTAGGAAAACAATGAAAGCACACCCTGCAAAGCAACTCAATAACATGGGGATGTCAGGAGCACTTCCTTCCTCGTTGGCCAGCCTTCCACCGTCTCTAGAAGATACATACTCCAAATTATCTGATTCACAGCCTGCTTTTGTGGAAAATGAGCTTACAACAAGACCTTTTACTCATTCAAGTTCTAGTGGAGTAGTTGGgcctatgttttcttcttctccgGGATATTCAACCGATCTTCATCATTCATCCCTTTCACCTCATGATAAACAATCTAAAAATACTCATTTTTTGTCACCGACATTCGGTAACATTGCTTCGTTGCCATTACCTTATTCTTCAAATAATGGACCAATACCTTCGACCACACCAACACATTATTCCAAAGGAAACAGTGCTTCCTGGCATGCAGATTCCCTGAATAGCTTTCTTGATTTGCCCACTAGTACCCCCATTGACAGCAGTCAAGTAGAAAGCAGTGCCTGCAATATTATGGCATCTGAGGATTATTCTAAGCAAAATAATTGGCAGGAGTGGGCTGACCAGCTAATCAGTGACGATGACACTTTGACTTCTAATTGGAATGATATTCTTGTTGACAACATTCAAGATCTTGAACCAAAGGTTAGACTTTTTTATTCCTCAAATTTATATTAGCTTAACGGTTTTAGGAATGTATTGacttcattttgttgttttagGTGGTGTTCCAGGTTCCAAAATCATCTTCACAATTTCCAGCAGCCCATCAACAACTACCTGCTTCATCTGGAGAAAATCATGTGGGTGCCACGCCATCTTCCTCAGCAAATTCTGCACCTGCCAAGCCCCGGATGCGATGGACACCCGAGCTTCATGAGGCCTTTGTCGATGCTGTCAATCAACTAGGTGGGAGTGAAAGTAAGTCCAGCCCTCTTTCTCTACTTTGCTAATTAAGGGCTTTGGTTTGTTCATTTTCTTGATCATTCTTTTTTCCCGTTTTCTTTTTGCAGGAGCTACTCCTAAGGGCGTGCTGAAACTCATGAAAGTTGAAGGACTAACTATATACCATGTTAAAAGCCACTTACAGGTATGTGCAATTTGCTTTATCTTTCTAAGTTTGTTTTGTTACATGTCTTTTAAGAAATTAATTGCTCTATGAAATGCAGAAATACAGGACAGCTAGATATAGACCAGAGTCATCTGAAGGTACATAAAATATGCATTGTATTAATATAACTATGTATATTTGTTAGGATGACTTTATCAAACTTTTTGCAAAATTTACTGGAAATTTGTTTGCTCTTGATCCAAAAGTTTTGAAATTCACATAAAATATgctgaagaaaaaggaagaaaaagaatcacATTATATAAGAAGTTATTGGATGGGGTAAGAGTCTAAAGCGTTACATTGGTGTAAATGGCTCAACACTTTGTATAAAATGATTATATGTTTTAATtgattctccttctattcttGGGTGTCAATTTTTCTCTTCCGTTTTATCCTTCTGTTTAAATGCAAGTTCCCACTGCATATTATCCTACAGTTTGCATAAATATGTTTTGAAGTTTCTAAAGGCAAACTATTAAACCATATCTATATGCTATCTTCcatttccatatatatatatatatatatggaaattGGGTGAAAATTCTAGGCTACATGAAGTAGATTTGAGTATCTTATTGAGCATTAACATGCATATAAATCCACTTTTCTATTTTATACTTTTATGCGAAAACCGAAAAGAAGTAGAGTTTTGATATTATATAACTACAAAAGTACTAGTATGTAGTTCTATTATTTccttaaaaaaatcaattttaggTCAATCTTGTATATTGGTAATCTTGTGAAACCTTAGCTCTGTGAAATCTATTACTGATCATTGGTTTTTGCATTTGATAACCGGAAGTACTGTGTCTTAAGTCGCTTCCTTTGAAATCTGTAGCATTTTCTTTGTATATGTAGTTAGATAATGGGCTATTGGTTGACAGTTTACATTGTGTTCACAGGATCTTCTGAGAAAAAACTAGGTACCATTGAAGAGATGCCATCTTTAGATTTGAAGACGTAAGTTAATTATTTACTGCTATTTTAAGTACCTTTTGTTATGTAATATTTCTGTGTTTTTGTGACATTGAAGAGATGCCATCTCTAGATTTAAAAATGTAAGTTAATTATATGCCATCTCTAGATTTAAAAATGTAAGTTAATTATCTACTGCTATTTTAAGTAACTTCTGTTATGTAGTATTTCTGGGTTCTTGTGACTATTGATGCATCAATTAAAGCAATCTGATGTTGCTAATTAAAGCAATATCCATAGATTTTAAATATTAGGTCATTTTCCATGAACAGacacgattttttttttttctgacttCATCATTGTGTTGTACAGTGGTATTGAAATCACTGAAGCTCTGCGAATGCAGATGGAGGTTCAGAAGCGCTTGCACGAGCAGCTTGAGGTATGTGCTTCCTTTATTTGGGAATCTACAGTAGGATATGTTTGGTGAATTGTTACATGGCTAAGACATGTTTTAAGGAGTTTGTTTGCAAGCTTTATTTCTGTTGCAATACTATAGAATTTCATCATTTATAGCTAAGTGGAATTAGTGAGAATAACAGTTTAAGAGTTGCTAGTTTTGAAATGAACTTCAAGTGAGGTTTGTGAGCTTGTTGATAGGAAATTATAGCATAAAGAAAGGACCAACAATCACTGAATAGTTATAAATCCTCCAGAAGCTGCAAATAGTAAGGGGAAACAAAATACATCAGCTCATAAGAGCAACCCAGCCATTCCATAGAAGTTAAGGAGGAATTTATGTATTGGTAAAATTAGTTGAATTTCACCGTAAACAAATAACTGAACATATATAAACTCCAAGTCAAACAGACACATTCAGTAGTCTCTGATTAGTCTAAAATAGCTTACAAAATAGTTACGGAAGTATCTTACACTGCAAAAGGAGGTCAGCATCTCAGttgtttctctttcctttttactGCTACTAACAATGCATGGGACATTTTTCAAGGCCTTTGAACTCCTCTTGATTCTTATATTCCGTTTTCCTTGATTTAAGAGTAACAAAATATCCTTACTATATTTAGCCATGTGGAATTTGGTAATCAGCAAATATGCCTATAGAATTTATGTTTTTGTTAAATCTGTTTGATGAACTGTCACGACTCTACACTTATTTCTCTTACATTTATAATGTCCTTTTTTGCCTTAGCTGATACAGTTTTCTCCCCCTTCTTTTTGCATCAGATTCAAAGAAATCTACAGTTACGTATAGAAGAACAAGGAAGGTATCTCCAGATGATGTTTGAGAAGCAATGCAAATCTGGTGGCATTGAACCATTCAAGGCATCATCATCTGCCATTGATAGTACATCTGGAGTGTCCTCTGATGCCATGAAAGATTCACCTGCCAAAAGTGAAATGGAAGCCATCCCAGTGGACCTTTGCAGTTCAGGGCCTCATCAAGCTAATGGCAATGCCACAGCTGAGAAAAAATCCCTGGAAGTGAGTGGGAAGCAAGATGCTCCCGAAGATCCTAAGCAACTTGCTTCTGAAAGTGAAGATAGTGGTCATCCCCCAAAGCGTCCGAGGACAGATGAGTGAGGCAATGTGATCTGTTGAATCAGCATTGAACTGAGAAAAGACGATACTGATTCATTAAAGATTCTATTTTAAGTAAGGAAGGCTAGTCTGATTGATATCTAGAGCTCCGTAACTTAACGAGATCTTCCTGTCCTGTTTTGTTCAATAAGGACTTGCATGTTTACTTTTAATTTAGCTGAAAAATGATAAAAAGTTTTGGTAATCCACATTTGATACCTTGGTCAGTGTGAGATTCTAGTGTACAGTTGAGATAAGTCTTACCACCCTCCTGTAGTCCAAACAGTCCAAATTTCTTGTACTATGTACAACAGCTCCAACTTGAACTCTTTCTTTATCTGGAcgaaataaaatttaaaaggaaaaaaaaaatgccAAAAGGAGGCACAATTCTAGATTTAACGTTGCTCCCTTCTTATTGTTTAACTATGGAATTGGAGCATATTTTCTTGCAGTTTAGTTTTTGCGTTTCATTCTGTGATTTCTTTTATCAGAAATTTTGGCATTGTTTCACTAGTAATAGAAGGGAATACCTTTCAATTTTGGTGTAGAACCAAGCTGCAGTTCTACACATGtagattgttgttgttgagtggAGAGGAGGACAAGTGCCCCCACCAGGGTACATATTTTGGCGTGATGCGCTAGGTCAGATAGAACATTCAGGTTAAAACTGTTCATACACGTGATGAAAGAAAGTGGCATGAATAATTAAAGTAAGggataaagtatactttttgttcttgaaatttgacaaagattttaaaaatatccttaagttttattttgttttaattttatcttaaaaattttcgatttgcatcaaatatatcctcgatggctaaattttcaaaaaatttaagaccaatctagaCTGGTTGCGCAAAACGCTATGACTAGATTGGTTGTGCAGCGGTGGATGAATGGACCGTGGCTAATAGCTACAATGGTTGTGCTAGAACTGAGTAGCAAGAACGGCTAAATCGCAAGGTGAAAGAAGAGTCttggaagaaaatagaagggtagggtttagaataaCGAAGTGAAATGGttttttccttccattttctcgCCTAAGTCGGACTGAAATATTTTTTGTGGGTCCCTTTTACTTTTTGGTACGGGAATTATTTTTCTTAGCGTTTTCTTTCTAAACCAAATTATTGAAATATGACATTTCTCTCCAATTTCTTTCCTTTCGCGTTTATTCTCCCCTGTCTTCCATCTAAACAAACACAGTGTAAGAGATAACATATGAATTCAATAATAACACATCAAAGTTAAAATATCAATTCAGCTCACATATAATACATGTAAATTCATTTGCATTTTTTTAAAGGAGTGATCAACGTCCTAGTTGATAGTCAGCCCACATTTGAGCAGCTATTTCATCCCTTAACATAGCTCCCAGCCTATAGTCTTCATCGTGTTCATGTCAAACTATTTCATCCTCTTCTAGATTATTATCTTGCATTTCTCGATCAACTTGAATTATGAGATGTGGATCAGGATCTACATCCATTAAAAAATTATGTAATACAAAACAAGCTAGAACAATTTCAGTCATAGTTTCAAAGTTATAATGTGGTTTAGTGCCACTTgtgattattgtaaatatttttttcaaaactccAAATAACCTTTCGATAACATTTCTCAATAAAGTATCCGAAGATTAAataatttcttttcattttctagGCCATGTCTTGCATAATCTTTTAAGTGATATCTTACCCATGAATCCAGCATCTCCAAGGTAaaatttttctacaaaatttatcatttaaaataattaatttaaaataaacacATAAACTATTAACCTTTAACTACTTATGATATAATGATGTTTTATGTTTTAACTATTAACCTTTAACTAAAATAAACACATAAACTattaacctttaacctttaactACTTAGTTTAAGATTATTATCCCTTAATAATGCGTTCTTCAGAACTTTTGAGTCAAATGCTGTTCCTTTCCAACCCGTTAATACATAAGTGAACTTCATATCAAAATCACATGCATTTAATACATTTAGTGTCGGCCACTCTTTTCTCCCTCGAAATTTGGGTTGATCTGCTATTGGCACTTTAACACAAAAATGTGTTCCATCTATAGCTCCAATACAATCCTTAATAATAGTCCATTAATTAATAAAGTAACATGAAATTCGCTATATCAAACAAAATTATATATTCTTGTAATTGTACATGTCCATACCATAAAATAAGGATAAAATATATTATTGTGAAGGATCACCGGAGAAATAATGGTTGCAGATGGTTGTCGAAGAAATTTTTCTCCTAGTAAAATGATTGCCCGTAAAACAGCATGGAAGTGGCGGCTAATAGTTTCTCCAGACTGGTGGTAGAAAAAAGAAACGGATCTAATTTTCACATTACGAGCTAATATATGCAAGAACCTAGCAACTTGCTCCTCTACTGTAACATGTTTTGTATATCTCACTTGACATGTTGCTCTTAATTTCTCGCACAACTAAAGAAATGCATCAGGATCCATGCATAGGATATCACGACACCTATTAGTTTCACTTAACTGTTGTACAGCTCAAATTTGTTCTCGCCCAACTATTTTATGGGAGATGAATTTTTCAACTCGGTAGACATCAATCTTAATAAATATAACATGTGCACGATGTAACATATCAGTGTTATTGTACATAGATTCTGTCGCCTTTTCCAATCCTCTTTAAAAACGGTTaatatatgttcttggtgttcaagGGTTAATATAGTTTCCTGAACCCCCAACTTAAAGGAATGGTTTAGTGTGAAATCACaattaaagatgtcttccatATCGTCGACAAAAAAAACTTTCTATATGATCATCCCTATCCATTTAACAAGCACTTTGTATGTTCAAATGTACATATCATAGATTTACAAcaccaaaaacaataaaataaaaaagtattgcAACATATATTAAGTATTCGCAATGCAATTAAATAACTAGTATTCATACATATAAACTCTTAATCAAAGAATATATTTAATTGTAAAAGAATCTCAACCAATTGAAAGATagctaatttttataattttcgaaaaaactttAACATAAACTacatattaaaaaaaagtaagaaaACACAGAAAAAGAAAGTAACCAACCATGATAGAAGTTGTGTGTCCATTAACAATTGAGGTAGACAAAACCACACTTTTAGGTAGCTGAAATCACAAATTTAACTATTTGTGTGCTTGCAAATATAATTGTGAAAAGTTCATCTTAAAGTGTGTATAAACTACAATTTGTATCATTCTTATTATAgtgaaattaaatttaatttatatatgtgTCAAAAATGCAATACACTCTCATGTTTCTAAAGAACACAAGTAGAACTATTTGTTTGTGTGTTATTTGGCAACCATAATATATGCTTTCTAAATAGATAACGTGTGCATACATGAAGAAATTGTGTGCCAATTAGCAAAAATAGTGTGTTTGATGAAAATCAAAATTGTGcttctataaaaaaaattgtgcttacatggaaaaaaaataatgatCTTTTTCAAACATTtattatatacaaaaaaaatagttGCACTACTCTATAGTCTATACATATGTCAATTCTCCCAACTCTGATGAATTTATGAATCAGTATGTTTGCATGTTTTCATTGGAGCATTTTATCGAGCAgtttaaaaatatgaaaataaacaaaccaataaatcaaataaaaatgtaATCTCTGTCCATACACTTCAAAATTGAATCACAAACACACAGATCCATGGATATATGGAGTTAAATGTGAAATAACTGCAACATAAAATCTTACCTATTTTCAGTAGTAGACGCAAAGCACTGTGACTAGACTAATTGCACAATGGTGAATAGACAATAGCTAACAGCTGCAGTAGTTGATGTGTTAGAGCTGCGTAGCATGAATGACTGAATCGCAGGGTGGAAGAAGAGTCTTAGAAGAAAGAAGGGTAGGGTTTGGAATAACGGAGTGAAATAgtttttttcttccattttctcgcCTAAGTTGGAGTGAAAACTTTTTTTTGGGTCCGTTTTACATTTTGGCACTGTTGATTATTTTCCTTAGTGTTTTCTTTCCAAACCAAACAGTTGAAATATGACATTTTCCTCCTATTTCTTTCCTTCCGCATTCATTCCACCTATTTTCAATCTAAACAAACATAGTGTAAGAGGTAACATAAGAATTCAATAATAACACATCAAAGTTAAAATATCAATTCAGCTCACACATAATAGAACATGTAAATTCATTTGCATTTTTTTAAAGGAGTGTTCAAAGTCCTAGTTGATAGTCAGTCCACATTTTAGTAGCTATTTCATCCCTTAACATAGCTTCCCGCCTATAGTCTTCACCGTGTTCATGTCGAACTATTTCATCCTCTTCTGGATTATTATCTTGTAGTTCTCGATCAACTTGAGCTATGAGATGTGGATCAGGATCTACACCCGTTAAAAAATTATGTAATATAAAACAAGTTAGAACAATTTCAGTCATAGTTTTAAAGTCATCATGTGGTTCAGTGCCACTTGTGATTATTACAAATCTTTTCTTTAAAGTTCCAGATGACCTTTCGATAACATTTTTCAATAAAGCACAACGAAGATTAAATAATTCCTTTTCATTTTTTGGGCCACGTCTTGCATACTCTTTTAAGTGATATCCTATACAATGACATGGGGTAATTAATCCATGCTTCAACATGAATTCAACATCTCCAAGGTAAAATTTTCTTGCAAAATCCATCGTTTAAAATGATTAATTTAAGGTAAACACATAAACTACTAACCTTTAACTACTTATGATATAATGATGTTTTATGTATATGCTAACCTCATGGAAGTTTAAAATTATCATTCCTTCATAATGCATTCTTCAGAACTTTTGAGTTGGATGTCGTTCCTCCCCAACCGTTAATACATAAGTGAACTTCATATCAGAATCACATGTAGCTAATACATTTAGTGTCGGTTATTCTTTTCTCCCTCGAAATTTGGGTTGATCTGCTATTGGCACTTTGACACGAAAATGTGTTCTATCTATAGCTCCAATACAATCCTAAATAATAGTCCATTAGTTAATAGGCTCAGGAAAATAATCCCATAGCAAGCCTAACATACTCAAACATAAACTGAAtaagaaaattacaaatattttacaagttctaaaataaatagttatacattttttaacaaaaattaaaataattaatggtCGGACCATGCCTATGTCATATGGAGTATATATATCTAGGAATTCGTCAAAGAATAAGTACTCATTGCAGATCGTTACATCTTGAATAGAAAGTCTCACATTGAAAAGTAattgttcctgaaaaatatttttagaaaaacggaGTGAGTTTTGTAATTCAATtactagacaatacatctatgATCGACATGTGATCATATAAACATGAtatcaaaataattttaattagaaaataatagttgataataataagtgaatcaataagggagttctcatacagaaatcaaatcaaaagtccacacatggacggctccacctctatgggtagccctttcctctcgtGAGTCCTAACAAAATAGCAGATCTAACACATGGCCTACACGTTAGACTAGCAACATCCCTGCTAGTTGGggtctgagttagatgcatctaagttaacgtcataaccgctgTTAACTATGATTTTtttaatacgagcctcccaaactaattcaaaacatataatttcaaatacaacaaatctttgatctttcaaatatataaggtattGAATCAAATCATATTATACTTTCTCATCAGAAATCTTTTCCAATCATACTTTTCCAATCATAAGAATTTCAAACATATTTCACAATCTTTAAAGTAAAATCAAACATTTTAGAATAATGCAAAACTTCATCAAAAATATATATGGTCttatatatagttttaaaagtataaacttcataaaaatgaattatttaattctaataaatcaattattctagTCAATTTAAATTGTTCAAGCAAATATAGTgagaataattcaaagatcataatagatatatgtcaaaataattataggtgcacaatcaaacaataataaatataaaGCTTACCCACAACTTGGTCCCAAGGGACCGCAGATACCAAACCAAGAGTGCCAAAATCCAAGGTGGAGAGGATTGAAGTAGAATGGAACGGATGAACGTAGGATTTGGATTGGGGTAGCGACAATGTGGAGCTAGCAATAGTTTGGGTTAGTGACAGGAACAGTTCAGCTCCAGCGGCACCAACAGCTCCAGTAGCAACCAAGGTTCACCCGAATAGAGACGCGACAGTGGTAACAGAACAACCCTCTATTCACAGTAGCTCCTCTCGCACatcttgtttctctctctctttgagctctttcttctctctcaacaATGGCGACAGCGACTTGGCATGGCGGCAGTTGAAGCTCACCGACGACAAAGACAAGGCACGGCAGCTGTAATAGTTTGACGGCGGCGAGGCAGAACAGTGACAATCCTTCTCACGCTCGTCTCCTCTCTCGGACGCA is a genomic window of Arachis ipaensis cultivar K30076 chromosome B06, Araip1.1, whole genome shotgun sequence containing:
- the LOC107647835 gene encoding protein PHOSPHATE STARVATION RESPONSE 1 isoform X1 produces the protein MKAHPAKQLNNMGMSGALPSSLASLPPSLEDTYSKLSDSQPAFVENELTTRPFTHSSSSGVVGPMFSSSPGYSTDLHHSSLSPHDKQSKNTHFLSPTFGNIASLPLPYSSNNGPIPSTTPTHYSKGNSASWHADSLNSFLDLPTSTPIDSSQVESSACNIMASEDYSKQNNWQEWADQLISDDDTLTSNWNDILVDNIQDLEPKVVFQVPKSSSQFPAAHQQLPASSGENHVGATPSSSANSAPAKPRMRWTPELHEAFVDAVNQLGGSERATPKGVLKLMKVEGLTIYHVKSHLQKYRTARYRPESSEGSSEKKLGTIEEMPSLDLKTGIEITEALRMQMEVQKRLHEQLEIQRNLQLRIEEQGRYLQMMFEKQCKSGGIEPFKASSSAIDSTSGVSSDAMKDSPAKSEMEAIPVDLCSSGPHQANGNATAEKKSLEVSGKQDAPEDPKQLASESEDSGHPPKRPRTDE
- the LOC107647835 gene encoding protein PHOSPHATE STARVATION RESPONSE 1 isoform X2, giving the protein MKAHPAKQLNNMGMSGALPSSLASLPPSLEDTYSKLSDSQPAFVENELTTRPFTHSSSSGVVGPMFSSSPGYSTDLHHSSLSPHDKQSKNTHFLSPTFGNIASLPLPYSSNNGPIPSTTPTHYSKGNSASWHADSLNSFLDLPTSTPIDSSQVESSACNIMASEDYSKQNNWQEWADQLISDDDTLTSNWNDILVDNIQDLEPKVPKSSSQFPAAHQQLPASSGENHVGATPSSSANSAPAKPRMRWTPELHEAFVDAVNQLGGSERATPKGVLKLMKVEGLTIYHVKSHLQKYRTARYRPESSEGSSEKKLGTIEEMPSLDLKTGIEITEALRMQMEVQKRLHEQLEIQRNLQLRIEEQGRYLQMMFEKQCKSGGIEPFKASSSAIDSTSGVSSDAMKDSPAKSEMEAIPVDLCSSGPHQANGNATAEKKSLEVSGKQDAPEDPKQLASESEDSGHPPKRPRTDE